In Parabacteroides timonensis, the genomic stretch TATCAGTTACAGGAACGCTAAAGAGTATTTTGGATTTTAAGAATTGGTAGTTTTTAGCATAAAAAAAGGTGTATCATACAGCTCCGGCTATTTTTGATACACCTTTTCGCTTTATTACAATTTCATTGAAATACTCCCTGACTATTTCTTTTTGGCACGTGCAGCCGCCTCTTTAGCCTTTTGCGCTTCACGGCGGGCTTTTTCTTTGGCTTTGAGTTTTTCCTGATACTCTTTTTCCTTTTGCTTGCGCTCTTTTTCTTTCAGCTTTTGCCTTTCCTTATACTCGCGCTCCTTCTGCTTACGCAGTTCTTCACGAGCTTTCAGCTTGGCTTTACGATCGGCTTCCGCCTGTTTCAACTTATTCTTACGTTCCTGCTCAAGCTGTTTTTCACGATCAGCTTTTGCTTTCAGAAGCGCTTTTTCTTCTTCCTGCTGTTTTTTCAGTTCGTCCGCACGCTCTTTGGCTTTCTGCTCCTGGAGTTCTTTTTCAGCCTTCTGCTGTGCTTCAAACTCTTCGCGGGCCGCCTTCTTACGGGCTGCTTCCTCTTCAGCTTCACGTTTACGGATTGCTTCGATCTCCTTCAATGTAAGTTCTTTCTCTTCCGGGGCCTGAACGGCAGGAACACTATCCTGTGGTGTTACAGTTGTTACCGTTTCCGGTATAACCGGTTGCACAGAAAGGGTATCGACCGGCAATACAGGCACAGGAACAGTTGCGAGACTGTCAGGCGTCGTAACTTCCGGGATGACTGTATCTTTCGCTGCCGGCTGCTCTATCGGTCTTTCGGCTTTTGCCGGAACCTCTTCGCGACGAACTGGTTCTTTAGTCTCCTTGGCCGGAGTTTCTTCTTCCGGCTGCTGTTCCTCTCCGGCTGCTTCTTCTACCTTTTCCTCTTCAGCTTCCATACGATGCTGCCAGCGGGCTGCCAGTTCAGGAACCTCTTCGCCATAGTTTTCTTCGAAGAAGTTGATATATTCTTCGAGTGTCTTTCCACGCATCAGCGTTTCGTAGTTATCGTCGGAGATCGGAAGGATAGCCACATTTTTATCCAAAGCCTGGGCATAACCATCCTTACCATATATCATCTTATAATACTGGAGAATCTCATTGATTCCGTTAAATCCGCTGATATTGAGCATTGACATCGGACCTGCTTCTTCGAAGGTCAGATCGAACTCTTTCACCATAAAGTTGGCAAAGTTGTAGGCGGCTACGGCAAATAGTAACTGGTTCTTATCCACGCTTCCGTTCGGATACATCAAGATCATACGGTATGAAGTATTCGGTTCGGCAGTGAAAGTACGTGCTGAGTCGGCAGCAGACAACGAACCGTCTTCACCCAAACCAAAACGCAGGTTCCAGGCCATACCGGTTACACTACCCTGTATCAGCGTACGACCCCGAAGAATACCTTTCAGCATTTCGCCGGCAAGTTCCGTAACATCAGCAGTCGGATATTTTTCAACAAGCGCTTTCAGCGCGGCCTTAAAGCCTTCGGCATCCCCGGCCTGCACATATGTCAGTGCGTCAAGGAACATAAACTTAGGAATCAAGGTAGCCAATGGATATTTAGCAGTTACATCCCGGTAATTCTTACGAACGGCACTCGTGTCGCTAGCCAGATAGCTACTATAAGTTTGCTGATAGATAGAGTCCTGTACGGAATCCATCATACGGATATTATATTCGTAATTCGGATCGGCTATGGCAATCGTATAGTCAGCATCCGGGAAGGCGTTGGTCATCTTGGTCTTGTACTCGGCAGCCAATGCGGTATTGCCTGTACGAAGAGCCATCAGGTAAACCTGATAATAACTTTCCAGACGATGCGAGTTATCCGGGAAACGACGTTCCAGTTCCTCAAAAGCTTCTATCGACAATGGCAAATCTTCCAGTTTATCTTTATAGATCATAGCCATATTATATAAACCGTCCTCTATTATTATATTGGAAGCTGCTACTTCATCTTCAGTAAACGGCAACTGTTGCAGATAATACTCGCGCGACTTGGGATCATCTGCCGCTACTCCCGGCAGACCAGCTTCCAGTGAGTCAGCCTGCAGAGGCAGACCGTCTGCTCCAACGGCAACAGAGTCTGTTTCCTCCATACCTTCTTCCAGAGGGCCTTCATTGAATGTAGACATTTCCTTCTTACGGCGGCGCCAGTTATCTTCCAGTGCCCGTCGTCCCCACTTACGCTGGAACTGTGCTTTACCTTGTGAAACAGTTGAAGGATTATAGAAATAGAACGAAGTTCCACCTGAAGTGGTCGGCAATACAATACCTCCTGTCTCTGTCCCGGGACGATCGATTCCCGTACCCTTAGCAGCCTGGTCAGCCAGATAGGCTTCTTTCTCAGCCAAGGCTTTAGCTTCCTCTTCTTCTTTCTTTACCTGTTCGATAATCTTATCGATCACGGCCAGGCGTTCCGGTTCCGGCATCTTGGCCAGAGTCTGCAAACTATCCTGTAAATGGACAGCTTCCACATGCACAACCAGTTCATCGAGCACGGCCGAAAGCTTCGATACACGTTTAAAATCTTTATATTCTTTCTGTATCCCCGACAAAGCACCGCTAAAACAGGGTTGAGCTTTTACATAATCACGCATGGTGAAATAGATATCCCCCAGTTTGATCTGACAGATCGCTTTCTCCAATCCATTCTGGGTACTCTTTTCGATACCCAGTTCGTAGTTCTTAATGGCATTTACAGTATCCTCACGATTCAAATAGATATTACCCAAAGCATAATACACCTGATCCAGATAGTCCTTATTCTTATCGCTCTTCGCCATACGTGTAAGCATCTTGACCACTTTCTGGTAGTTGCCGCCGGTAAAGACTTCGGTCTGGCGGATACGGGCAGCAAATTCAAGTTCATAAGGGGGATTGGCCCGGGCTACTTCGTTGAACATCTTATAAGCCATCCCGTCCTGATCCTGGGCGGCATAGATCTGTCCCAGCAGGTATTTCATACGGGTACGCTGACGTTTGTTCTTTTCTGATTTGATGGCAGACTTGAAATAGGGGATTGCATCCTCGAACTGCTTGTTCTTCACCAGGTAA encodes the following:
- the porW gene encoding type IX secretion system periplasmic lipoprotein PorW/SprE translates to MKRGFYYIISIFVVLLLWSCSTKKNTKSSRFYHAFTSRYNIYFNGKTSFDESLLGMQTGYKESYSEMIHMYPISAQPKDKKETGGPFDRAIEKGNKAIKLHSIKAKPAKKPGWRNDPKQRAFQEQEEYNPFLKKCWLLIGQGQFYNADFLQASATFSYIARHYSQDEEMVAEARLWQARCYSEMEWFYEAEDILGKLNTNGIPKKNLKQYASVYADYLVKNKQFEDAIPYFKSAIKSEKNKRQRTRMKYLLGQIYAAQDQDGMAYKMFNEVARANPPYELEFAARIRQTEVFTGGNYQKVVKMLTRMAKSDKNKDYLDQVYYALGNIYLNREDTVNAIKNYELGIEKSTQNGLEKAICQIKLGDIYFTMRDYVKAQPCFSGALSGIQKEYKDFKRVSKLSAVLDELVVHVEAVHLQDSLQTLAKMPEPERLAVIDKIIEQVKKEEEEAKALAEKEAYLADQAAKGTGIDRPGTETGGIVLPTTSGGTSFYFYNPSTVSQGKAQFQRKWGRRALEDNWRRRKKEMSTFNEGPLEEGMEETDSVAVGADGLPLQADSLEAGLPGVAADDPKSREYYLQQLPFTEDEVAASNIIIEDGLYNMAMIYKDKLEDLPLSIEAFEELERRFPDNSHRLESYYQVYLMALRTGNTALAAEYKTKMTNAFPDADYTIAIADPNYEYNIRMMDSVQDSIYQQTYSSYLASDTSAVRKNYRDVTAKYPLATLIPKFMFLDALTYVQAGDAEGFKAALKALVEKYPTADVTELAGEMLKGILRGRTLIQGSVTGMAWNLRFGLGEDGSLSAADSARTFTAEPNTSYRMILMYPNGSVDKNQLLFAVAAYNFANFMVKEFDLTFEEAGPMSMLNISGFNGINEILQYYKMIYGKDGYAQALDKNVAILPISDDNYETLMRGKTLEEYINFFEENYGEEVPELAARWQHRMEAEEEKVEEAAGEEQQPEEETPAKETKEPVRREEVPAKAERPIEQPAAKDTVIPEVTTPDSLATVPVPVLPVDTLSVQPVIPETVTTVTPQDSVPAVQAPEEKELTLKEIEAIRKREAEEEAARKKAAREEFEAQQKAEKELQEQKAKERADELKKQQEEEKALLKAKADREKQLEQERKNKLKQAEADRKAKLKAREELRKQKEREYKERQKLKEKERKQKEKEYQEKLKAKEKARREAQKAKEAAARAKKK